A genomic segment from Nicotiana sylvestris chromosome 1, ASM39365v2, whole genome shotgun sequence encodes:
- the LOC138871545 gene encoding uncharacterized protein — protein sequence MNGVVEAANKNIKKILRKIIEKHKQWHEKLSVVLLVYRTTIRTSTGATPYMLVYGIEAVIPAEVKIPSLRIIQEAELDDAKWVRIQAVSSYRWEKNESSFPWSTLSEQNV from the coding sequence ATGAAcggagttgtagaagccgccaataagaatatcaaaaagatactaaggaagatcatagagaaacataagcagtggcatgagaagttatcagtTGTTTTATTGGTATACCGCACCACAattcgcacatcaactggggcaactccctatatgttggtttatggtatagaagcagtcattcccgccgaggtaaaaattccctccttgagaatcatacaggaagcagaacttgaCGATGCAAAATGGGTAAGGATACAAgcagttagctcttatagatgggaaaagaatgaaagtagttttccatggtcaact